In the Paenibacillus sp. FSL H7-0357 genome, one interval contains:
- the rpoC gene encoding DNA-directed RNA polymerase subunit beta' produces MLDVNNFEFMKIGLASPEKIRSWSRGEVKKPETINYRTLKPEKEGLFCERIFGPQKDWECHCGKYKRVRYKGVVCDRCGVEVTRAKVRRERMGHIELAAPVSHIWYFKGIPSRMGLALDMSPRSLEEIIYFASYVVTDPGETPLEKKQLLSEKEYRSYREKYGYGFQAGMGAEAVKKLLQDIDIEKELEFLKEELRTAQGQRRNRAIKRLEVIEAFRNSGNKPDWMIMDVLPVIPPELRPMVQLDGGRFATSDLNDLYRRVINRNNRLKRLLDLGAPDIIVQNEKRMLQEAVDALIDNGRRGRPVTGPGNRPLKSLSHMLKGKQGRFRQNLLGKRVDYSGRSVIVVGPYLKMYQCGLPKKMALELFKPFVMKELVNKGLAHNIKSAKRKVERVSPEVWDVLEEVIREHPVLLNRAPTLHRLGIQAFEPILVEGHAIRLHPLVCTAYNADFDGDQMAVHVPLSAEAQAEARLLMLASGNILNPKDGKPVVTPSQDMVLGTFYLTMDNKEEKGTGMILRTVNEAVSAYQRGTAGLHARVAIPVKALGKTCFTEQQQGAMLITTVGKIIFNEIYPSSFPYINEATKTNLLQGTPEKYFIYEKGADIRELIMNAPEASAVGKEYLGLIIARCFETYHTTKTSVILDKIKQLGFTYSTRSGVTVAVSDVIVPEEKATILKESEAKVDVVANQYRRGLITNDERYDRVIEIWSKTKDDLTNVLLKSMDRFNSIMLMVDSKARGNKSQITQLGGMRGLMATPSGRIFELPIKANFREGLTVLEYFISTHGARKGLADTALRTADSGYLTRRLVDVAQDVIVREEDCGTDKGFTVSRIQDGKEVIEDLYDRIEGRYSFETVRHPETKEILVHRNDLIDSDKAEAIVNAGVTKLQIRSVLSCRARHGVCKKCYGRNLATGKFVEIGEAVGIIAAQSIGEPGTQLTMRTFHTGGVAGDDITQGLPRIQELFEARNPKGQATISEIDGVIKEIRETKDRREIEVQGEAESKTYSITYGSRLRVSEGQEIEAGDELTDGSIDPKEMLRIKGIRGVQNYILQEVQRVYRNQGVEINDKHIEVMIKQMLRKIRIIDAGDTNLLPGAFADIHEYEAANKEAILSGNEPAVAKPVLLGITKASLETDSFLSAASFQETTRVLTDAAIKGKVDKLLGLKENVIIGKLIPAGTGMNRYRNVKLSDPNVESSQEALETVPAE; encoded by the coding sequence TTGTTGGACGTTAACAATTTTGAATTCATGAAAATCGGGCTTGCTTCTCCGGAGAAGATTCGTTCTTGGTCCCGCGGAGAAGTGAAAAAACCGGAAACCATTAACTATCGTACATTGAAGCCGGAAAAAGAAGGTCTTTTCTGCGAACGTATCTTCGGACCGCAAAAAGACTGGGAATGTCACTGTGGTAAATACAAACGCGTCCGTTATAAGGGCGTAGTGTGCGACCGGTGCGGCGTGGAAGTTACCCGTGCTAAAGTTCGCCGCGAACGTATGGGCCACATTGAACTGGCGGCTCCTGTATCTCATATCTGGTATTTCAAAGGTATTCCAAGCCGTATGGGTCTGGCACTCGATATGTCCCCGAGATCGCTTGAAGAGATCATCTACTTTGCATCTTATGTTGTAACCGATCCAGGTGAAACGCCGCTGGAGAAGAAACAACTGCTGTCCGAGAAAGAATACCGCAGCTACCGTGAGAAATACGGCTACGGTTTCCAAGCCGGCATGGGTGCCGAAGCTGTGAAGAAGCTGCTTCAGGATATCGACATCGAGAAGGAATTGGAATTCCTCAAGGAAGAGCTTCGCACCGCCCAAGGCCAACGCCGCAACCGGGCGATCAAACGTCTGGAAGTTATTGAAGCGTTCCGCAACTCCGGCAACAAGCCTGATTGGATGATCATGGATGTGCTTCCGGTTATTCCTCCGGAGCTTCGCCCGATGGTTCAATTGGATGGTGGCCGTTTTGCTACGTCTGACCTTAACGACCTCTACCGTCGCGTAATCAACCGGAACAACCGTCTGAAAAGACTGCTTGATCTGGGTGCTCCTGATATTATCGTGCAGAATGAGAAACGGATGCTTCAGGAAGCTGTCGATGCACTTATCGACAACGGCCGTCGCGGCCGCCCTGTAACGGGTCCTGGTAACCGTCCGCTCAAATCGCTCAGCCATATGCTGAAAGGTAAACAAGGACGTTTCCGTCAGAACTTGCTCGGTAAACGGGTTGACTATTCCGGACGTTCCGTTATCGTTGTAGGACCGTATCTCAAAATGTACCAATGCGGACTTCCAAAGAAAATGGCGCTTGAACTCTTCAAACCGTTTGTTATGAAAGAATTGGTGAACAAGGGCTTGGCCCATAACATCAAGAGCGCAAAACGTAAAGTTGAGCGTGTAAGTCCTGAAGTATGGGATGTGCTTGAAGAAGTAATCAGAGAGCATCCGGTTCTGCTGAACCGTGCCCCTACACTTCACCGTCTCGGTATTCAAGCTTTTGAACCGATTCTGGTAGAAGGTCATGCTATCCGTCTTCACCCGCTCGTATGTACGGCTTACAATGCCGACTTTGACGGTGACCAAATGGCGGTGCACGTTCCTCTGTCTGCAGAAGCTCAAGCGGAAGCACGTCTGCTCATGCTGGCCTCCGGTAACATCCTGAACCCTAAGGACGGCAAACCGGTTGTTACTCCTTCCCAGGATATGGTCCTCGGTACGTTCTACCTGACCATGGACAACAAGGAAGAAAAGGGTACGGGTATGATTCTGCGCACCGTGAACGAAGCTGTTTCAGCTTACCAGCGTGGAACCGCAGGTCTGCACGCCCGTGTAGCTATTCCTGTTAAGGCTCTGGGTAAAACCTGCTTTACAGAACAGCAACAAGGCGCAATGCTGATTACTACGGTCGGAAAGATCATCTTTAACGAGATCTATCCTAGCAGCTTCCCTTATATCAATGAAGCGACCAAAACAAACCTGCTGCAAGGCACACCAGAGAAATACTTTATCTATGAAAAAGGCGCGGACATCCGTGAGCTGATTATGAATGCTCCGGAAGCAAGTGCTGTAGGTAAGGAATACCTGGGTCTGATTATTGCCCGCTGCTTCGAAACCTATCACACGACCAAAACGTCTGTGATTTTGGATAAAATCAAGCAACTCGGCTTTACGTACTCCACACGTTCCGGTGTTACGGTTGCCGTATCGGACGTTATCGTTCCGGAGGAAAAAGCTACAATCCTGAAAGAGTCCGAGGCTAAGGTCGATGTGGTTGCCAACCAATATCGCCGTGGTCTGATCACCAATGACGAACGGTATGACCGTGTTATTGAGATCTGGTCGAAGACGAAGGATGATCTTACCAACGTGTTGTTGAAATCGATGGACCGTTTCAATTCCATCATGCTCATGGTTGACTCCAAAGCGCGTGGTAACAAATCGCAGATTACCCAGCTGGGTGGTATGCGCGGACTGATGGCTACACCATCGGGACGGATTTTCGAATTGCCAATCAAAGCGAACTTCCGTGAAGGTCTGACCGTCCTCGAGTACTTTATCTCCACTCACGGAGCGCGTAAAGGTCTGGCCGATACAGCGCTGCGTACAGCCGACTCCGGATACTTGACCCGTCGTCTCGTTGACGTTGCCCAAGACGTTATTGTCCGTGAAGAAGACTGTGGTACCGATAAAGGCTTCACCGTCAGCCGTATTCAAGATGGCAAGGAAGTTATCGAAGATCTGTACGACCGTATTGAAGGCCGCTACTCCTTTGAAACTGTACGTCATCCGGAAACGAAGGAAATCCTCGTTCACCGCAACGATCTAATTGACTCCGACAAAGCTGAGGCGATTGTTAACGCTGGTGTGACCAAACTGCAGATCCGTTCTGTGCTGAGCTGCCGTGCGCGTCACGGTGTCTGCAAGAAATGCTACGGACGTAACCTGGCAACAGGTAAATTCGTGGAAATCGGTGAAGCTGTCGGTATTATCGCGGCACAATCCATCGGTGAGCCGGGAACCCAGCTTACAATGCGTACGTTCCATACCGGGGGTGTTGCCGGTGATGACATCACGCAAGGTTTGCCGCGTATCCAGGAGTTGTTTGAAGCCCGTAACCCTAAAGGTCAGGCTACAATCAGTGAAATTGACGGGGTAATCAAGGAAATCCGCGAAACCAAGGACCGCCGCGAAATCGAGGTTCAAGGTGAAGCTGAATCTAAGACTTATTCCATCACCTACGGTTCGCGTTTGCGTGTCAGTGAAGGCCAGGAGATTGAAGCTGGCGATGAGCTGACTGACGGTTCGATCGACCCTAAAGAAATGTTGCGCATCAAAGGGATCCGCGGGGTACAAAACTACATTCTGCAAGAAGTACAGCGTGTATACCGTAACCAAGGCGTTGAGATCAATGATAAGCACATTGAAGTTATGATTAAGCAGATGCTGCGCAAAATCCGTATTATCGATGCTGGTGATACGAATCTCTTGCCAGGTGCATTTGCGGACATTCATGAATACGAAGCTGCGAATAAGGAAGCCATTCTTTCTGGTAATGAGCCTGCAGTTGCCAAACCGGTACTGCTCGGTATTACTAAGGCATCCCTGGAGACAGATTCCTTCCTGTCTGCGGCCTCCTTCCAAGAAACTACCCGCGTCTTGACTGATGCTGCAATTAAGGGTAAAGTAGATAAGTTGCTTGGACTCAAAGAAAATGTTATTATCGGTAAGTTGATTCCTGCAGGTACTGGCATGAATCGTTACCGTAATGTGAAGCTGAGTGATCCGAATGTCGAAAGCTCGCAAGAAGCTTTAGAAACGGTTCCTGCTGAATAG
- the rpsL gene encoding 30S ribosomal protein S12 — protein MPTINQLVRKGRQAKIEKSKSPALQKGFNALKRETTNLSAPQKRGVCTRVGTMTPRKPNSALRKYARVRLTNRLEVTAYIPGIGHNLQEHSVVLLRGGKVKDLAGVRYHIVRGALDTAGVANRMQARSKYGAKRPKAKK, from the coding sequence ATGCCAACTATTAATCAACTGGTTCGTAAAGGCCGTCAAGCCAAAATCGAAAAATCCAAATCTCCCGCTCTTCAAAAAGGGTTCAACGCCCTCAAGCGTGAGACTACAAATTTGAGCGCCCCGCAAAAACGCGGTGTGTGCACTCGTGTAGGCACAATGACTCCACGTAAACCAAACTCCGCGCTTCGTAAGTATGCCCGTGTTCGTTTGACGAACCGTCTTGAGGTGACTGCTTACATTCCGGGTATTGGACATAACCTTCAAGAGCACAGTGTTGTATTGCTGCGCGGAGGTAAAGTTAAGGACCTTGCAGGAGTTCGTTATCACATCGTTCGTGGCGCTTTGGATACAGCAGGCGTTGCTAACCGTATGCAAGCTCGTTCCAAGTATGGTGCAAAACGTCCTAAAGCAAAGAAATAA
- a CDS encoding ribosomal L7Ae/L30e/S12e/Gadd45 family protein, producing MTDDRGLQDAQVKIGTKQTVKAVELGQAAEVYVAEDGDQRLTSRIVMLCNKQGVKVSYVDTMLNLGKACGIEVGAAMAAVLKQ from the coding sequence ATGACTGATGATAGAGGACTGCAGGATGCTCAGGTCAAGATCGGTACCAAACAAACCGTCAAGGCGGTAGAGTTGGGCCAAGCCGCAGAAGTCTATGTGGCAGAGGACGGAGATCAACGGCTTACTTCCAGAATTGTTATGCTTTGTAACAAACAAGGTGTGAAGGTCTCTTATGTGGACACGATGCTGAATTTGGGCAAAGCTTGCGGTATAGAAGTTGGTGCTGCTATGGCAGCCGTCTTAAAACAATAG